From Firmicutes bacterium HGW-Firmicutes-1, one genomic window encodes:
- a CDS encoding AraC family transcriptional regulator has translation MGSIKNNNLNNEYIYRINKVLDYIDSNMGDDLSLDVLSNVANFSSYHFHRIFSTIIGEPLSKYIQRIRLEKAALILVSNSKYPIGQIASICGFENQSSFSRAFQMHFGFSASELRKDKSLLESKKCKTDSKRRKDSLDPLAYNSIVENMGRKTYVPKVRPLSIEVKNSNEMAVAYIRIIGTFNGELEVFQNTLLRLVRWAEIRDLIQFPETKILSLYHDNPDITDDIKLRTSLCVTVPEHTKVDGEIGKMVIPGGKYAVAHFMIGANEFKSAWDFIWGEWLPESGYQPDERPCFEVYMNNPNEHPEHKSIVDIYVPVKPL, from the coding sequence ATGGGAAGTATCAAAAATAATAATTTGAATAATGAATATATATATAGGATTAATAAAGTATTGGACTATATTGATTCAAATATGGGTGACGACTTATCACTGGATGTACTTTCGAATGTGGCGAATTTTTCCAGCTATCATTTCCACAGGATATTTAGCACAATTATTGGAGAACCTTTGTCCAAGTATATTCAGAGAATTCGTCTTGAAAAGGCCGCACTCATCCTAGTATCAAATTCAAAATACCCAATTGGTCAAATTGCTTCTATATGTGGGTTTGAAAATCAATCTTCTTTCTCAAGAGCTTTTCAAATGCACTTCGGTTTTAGTGCAAGTGAACTCCGGAAAGATAAGAGTCTTTTAGAAAGCAAGAAATGTAAAACAGATAGCAAGCGGCGCAAAGATTCTTTAGATCCATTAGCCTATAATAGTATTGTGGAGAATATGGGAAGAAAAACATATGTGCCTAAAGTACGGCCACTTAGTATTGAAGTGAAAAACAGTAATGAAATGGCAGTTGCTTATATTCGCATTATTGGCACATTTAATGGTGAATTAGAAGTATTTCAAAACACTCTCTTACGGCTTGTTAGGTGGGCAGAAATTCGAGACTTAATACAGTTTCCAGAAACAAAAATTCTTTCTCTTTATCATGATAATCCCGATATAACAGACGATATAAAGCTTAGAACCAGTCTTTGCGTCACTGTACCGGAGCATACTAAAGTAGACGGAGAAATTGGTAAAATGGTAATCCCAGGAGGAAAATATGCTGTTGCACATTTTATGATCGGTGCAAATGAGTTTAAATCGGCATGGGATTTTATATGGGGTGAATGGCTGCCAGAAAGTGGATACCAACCGGATGAACGCCCATGTTTTGAAGTGTACATGAATAATCCTAACGAACATCCTGAGCATAAAAGCATTGTTGATATTTATGTGCCTGTTAAGCCATTGTAA
- a CDS encoding transcriptional regulator, translated as MSIISKIDLYELPKQHVLSIRTIIHFDDYPRNAELAYRKIMEYANKNEFLLSGGPFVCYHNADLENLDVEMGFPVAKPVKGEGDIVGYTIPVQKAVSGIFLGSYNDTDPLMMEIIQWISEHGHEQQGGIFNYYLNDENRPADELLTQIVVPIK; from the coding sequence ATGTCGATAATTTCCAAGATTGATTTATATGAGCTACCAAAACAACATGTCTTGTCTATCCGAACTATCATTCATTTTGATGATTATCCAAGAAATGCTGAATTAGCATATAGGAAAATTATGGAGTATGCAAATAAAAATGAGTTTTTACTCTCTGGTGGTCCATTTGTATGTTATCATAATGCTGATCTTGAAAATCTTGATGTAGAAATGGGCTTTCCTGTAGCTAAACCAGTGAAAGGAGAAGGTGATATTGTGGGATATACAATTCCTGTCCAGAAAGCGGTGTCAGGTATCTTCTTAGGGTCATATAATGATACTGACCCATTGATGATGGAAATTATACAATGGATATCAGAGCATGGTCATGAACAGCAAGGGGGGATATTTAATTATTACCTAAATGATGAAAACCGCCCAGCAGATGAACTTCTTACACAGATTGTTGTGCCAATAAAATAG
- a CDS encoding DNA-binding protein yields METLSRVASLSPYYFQRLFKRLVKKPVNEYVKLRRLANASEVLKNKDKRIIDVALDFGFSDHSSFTRSFKEVYGITPEEYRSRPVILSQFIKPDLLLNHVIVDENVPLISDGIVIEVTRRKLNVTRKFIGIAGEVPITELTEGKATGIATTGVIWDNFHHLKTTIPHLLPNGNEFGAIYMGDAREGCCTYFAGAEVIGNVSIEEYVSYTLPCGEYIICCFEAENFNELTGSAIFKASSFMNKWMRKHSLVCGDFTAELYYNTDPDACYMEIWLPLNSSQRDMRIRETCDITNGSKTPSLDSIGNYVNSPLWDKLCKYVEMEYQSKPVLEFSKCSMQFGWNVKYKKAGRTLCTLYPMEGYYIALVVIGERERMETELLLPIFTEYLQQLYHNTKTGMGQKWLMINVIDEAVLEDVKQCIAIRRGIKKK; encoded by the coding sequence ATGGAAACCCTTTCACGTGTTGCATCATTATCGCCGTACTATTTTCAGCGCTTATTTAAACGTTTGGTGAAGAAACCAGTAAATGAATATGTAAAATTACGAAGACTAGCTAATGCATCGGAAGTTCTTAAGAACAAAGATAAGCGTATCATTGATGTGGCACTTGATTTTGGATTTTCTGATCATTCTAGCTTTACCCGCTCTTTTAAAGAGGTTTACGGCATTACACCTGAGGAATATCGTAGTCGTCCTGTTATATTAAGTCAATTTATCAAGCCGGACTTGCTATTGAATCATGTCATAGTTGACGAAAATGTGCCGTTGATTTCTGATGGTATTGTGATAGAAGTAACTCGCAGAAAATTGAATGTGACACGCAAATTTATTGGAATTGCAGGTGAAGTGCCAATTACAGAACTGACAGAAGGTAAAGCCACAGGCATCGCTACGACTGGTGTAATATGGGATAATTTTCACCATCTAAAAACGACTATTCCACATTTGCTACCAAACGGCAATGAGTTTGGTGCTATATATATGGGTGACGCCAGAGAAGGTTGCTGTACCTACTTTGCAGGAGCTGAAGTTATAGGAAATGTAAGTATAGAGGAATATGTGTCATATACACTTCCGTGTGGTGAATATATTATTTGCTGCTTTGAAGCGGAAAATTTTAATGAATTGACTGGTTCTGCGATTTTCAAAGCGTCCTCATTTATGAATAAATGGATGAGGAAACACAGTCTGGTTTGTGGAGATTTTACAGCAGAATTGTACTATAATACTGATCCAGACGCATGCTATATGGAAATATGGCTACCACTAAATTCATCTCAAAGAGACATGAGAATCCGGGAAACCTGTGATATAACAAATGGATCAAAGACACCATCCCTGGATTCAATCGGTAATTATGTAAACAGTCCTTTGTGGGATAAACTTTGCAAATATGTAGAGATGGAATATCAGAGCAAACCAGTGTTGGAGTTTAGCAAGTGTTCCATGCAGTTTGGATGGAATGTGAAGTATAAAAAGGCAGGACGTACCTTGTGTACCCTATATCCAATGGAAGGATACTATATTGCCCTCGTTGTTATTGGGGAACGTGAACGAATGGAGACCGAATTGTTACTTCCTATTTTCACGGAGTATCTACAGCAGTTGTATCATAATACAAAAACGGGTATGGGTCAGAAATGGCTCATGATCAATGTAATAGATGAAGCGGTACTCGAAGATGTAAAGCAATGCATTGCTATTCGAAGAGGGATAAAAAAGAAATAA